In the Brachyhypopomus gauderio isolate BG-103 chromosome 4, BGAUD_0.2, whole genome shotgun sequence genome, one interval contains:
- the itgb2 gene encoding integrin beta-2: MHQALRLRIILLLSFGAYVFSEDQCMKASVTTCDDCIKSGPACAWCQDLTFIKPGEQEAVRCDTEKVLQAKGCKGTKIISPTSTNKKDKDKPLSKGQGQRDPIQIKPQEITLELRPGHPFTFEFKFRRAEGYPIDLYYLMDLSYSMEDDLKNVKNLGIQLLNKLKSITGHARIGFGSFVDKTLLPFTDTNEEKLKKPCPDKEKYCQPAFGFKHVLSLTEDAQLFTNMVSAQYISGNLDTPEGSLDAIMQAVTCVDQIGWGNSTRLLVLATDAGFHMAGDGKLAGILEPNGETCQLDTKHMYSKSNVWDYPSVGQIARKLEEQNIQPIFAVTKEVKDVYSELSKLIPKSEVEELSADSSNVVNLIVNAYNKLSSNVIVTHDALPEELTIKYKSSCSGGDKVSEKEGTCNNVAIGDEVTFYITVKAESCIDVKSFNIGPLGFREKLKVNVKTRCKCECDNEHDLNDHCNKQGHVVCGTCSCQKGFLGQRCECSLGKKDEATLRAQCRKDNGTECEGRGDCECGVCKCHLTEGGNYYYGPHCQCDDEHCEKFQNKLCGGNGKCRCGECQCSEGFEGTACQCKKTNDACVTGESECHGRGKCLCNQCVCQRDYKGPKCEKCHTCQLPCQDVGKCIECLAFGTGPLEKNCSQSCTHLQQKQVEKLISSDCRVKDHEGCWIFFSMKELDGFDKYYVEILKDRECPEGPNVTAIVGGSLAGVALIGLLLLLIIKGIIYAKDLKEWKNFEKEKQRSQWAKGDNPLFQKATTTVANPAFTGDS; encoded by the exons ATGCACCAGGCACTGAGGCTGAGGATTATTCTCCTGCTGTCATTTGGAGCATATG TCTTCTCTGAGGATCAATGCATGAAAGCCTCAGTGACTACATGTGATGACTGTATCAAGTCTGGACCAGCCTGCGCCTGGTGCCAAGACCTG ACCTTTATCAAGCCTGGGGAACAAGAAGCCGTACGGTGTGACACAGAGAAAGTGCTTCAGGCGAAAGGCTGCAAAGGGACCAAGATCATCAGTCCTACAAGCACCAACAAGAAGGACAAAGACAAACCACTGTCCAAGGGCCAAGGCCAAAGAGATCCGATCCAAATAAAACCACAAGAGATCACCCTTGAGTTAAGACCAG GTCATCCATTTACGTTCGAGTTTAAGTTTCGAAGGGCGGAAGGTTACCCTATTGATCTGTATTATCTCATGGATCTGTCTTACTCAATGGAAGATGATCTGAAGAATGTGAAAAACCTGGGAATACAGTTACTTAACAAGCTGAAAAGTATCACAGGGCATGCAAGAATAG GGTTCGGCTCCTTCGTCGATAAGACACTTCTTCCATTCACGGACACAAATGAAGAGAAGCTCAAAAAGCCCTGTCCTGACAAGGAAAAATATTGCCAGCCAGCATTTGGCTTTAAGCACGTCCTCAGTCTGACAGAAGACGCACAATTGTTCACAAACATGGTCTCTGCCCAGTACATATCTGGCAACCTGGACACACCAGAGGGAAGTCTGGATGCCATCATGCAAGCTGTGACCTGCGTG GACCAGATCGGCTGGGGAAACAGCACACGGTTGCTGGTGCTAGCCACGGACGCCGGCTTCCACATGGCAGGAGATGGCAAGCTCGCGGGCATCCTCGAACCCAACGGAGAAACCTGTCAGCTGGACACCAAACACATGTACAGCAAGAGCAATGTTTGG GATTACCCATCTGTTGGTCAGATAGCCAGAAAGCTGGAAGAACAAAACATACAGCCAATATTTGCAGTCACAAAGGAAGTGAAAGATGTGTACAGT GAGCTCAGCAAATTGATTCCTAAGTCTGAAGTTGAAGAACTGAGTGCTGATTCAAGTAATGTGGTCAACCTGATTGTGAATGCATATAAT AAACTTTCCTCCAATGTAATTGTGACCCATGATGCACTGCCCGAAGAATTAACAATAAAGTACAAGTCTAGCTGTAGCGGAGGAGACAAAGTTAGTGAAAAGGAGGGAACCTGCAATAATGTCGCCATAGGAGATGAG GTGACATTTTATATAACCGTGAAAGCAGAATCATGTATAGACGTGAAGTCTTTCAACATCGGACCATTGGGCTTCCGAGAGAAACTGAAGGTCAATGTTAAAACCCgatgtaagtgtgagtgtgataaCGAGCACGACCTGAACGACCACTGCAACAAGCAAGGGCACGTCGTCTGTGGCACATGCAG CTGCCAGAAGGGCTTCCTGGGACAGCGATGCGAGTGCAGCCTGGGGAAGAAGGACGAGGCTACGTTGAGGGCGCAGTGCCGCAAAGACAACGGCACGGAGTGCGAGGGCCGCGGGGACTGCGAGTGTGGGGTGTGCAAGTGCCACCTTACAGAGGGGGGCAACTATTACTACGGCCCTCACTGCCAATGTGATGATGAGCACTGCGAGAAGTTCCAGAACAAGCTGTGTGGAG GCAATGGGAAGTGTCGTTGTGGTGAGTGTCAGTGTTCCGAGGGCTTCGAGGGAACAGCCTGCCAGTGCAAGAAAACCAACGATGCTTGTGTGACGGGCGAAAGCGAGTGCCATGGGCGGGGCAAGTGTCTGTGCAACCAGTGTGTGTGCCAACGGGACTACAAGGGGCCAAAGTGTGAAAAATGCCATACCTGCCAATTGCCATGCCAGGACGTTGG GAAATGCATTGAGTGTTTGGCCTTTGGAACGGGACCATTGGAGAAGAACTGCTCACAATCGTGCACCCACTTGCAGCAAAAGCAGGTGGAGAAGCTCATAAGCAGTGACTGTCGAGTGAAGGACCACGAGGGATGCTGGATTTTCTTCTCCATGAAGGAACTCGACGGATTTGACAAATATTATGTAGAAATCCTCAAGGACAGGG AATGTCCTGAGGGGCCAAATGTGACAGCCATCGTGGGAGGTTCTCTGGCAGGAGTGGCACTGATTGGACTTCTACTGCTCCTCATCATCAAGGGCATCATTTATGCAAAAGACCTCAAAGAGTGGAAGAACTTCGAGAAGGAAAAGCAGCGCTCTCAGTGGGCAAAA GGTGACAATCCTTTATTCCAAAAAGCAACCACAACTGTTGCAAATCCAGCATTTACTGGAGACTCCTAA